The sequence AAAGGGGCTGATGTGTACTTTTTCGGCCACCTCATCTAAATTGGGCTGGGTCTTAAAATTATCCTTCAGATAAGTGATAGCCTCGGCTATGCGCTGGTAGTTAATGGTTTGTTGCGTTTCCATGTGCTTTGTAAATTTATAAAACAAAAGTATAGCGTGGGTAAAGCCCATAAAACCCGAAACTTGCTGTGTTTTTTTAACTAATTTTGGCAGATACGTTTTACCAAATGGGTTACTCCAGCTTACAATCCTGCATTACCGACCTTGAGAAGAACGGGCACCTCGTCCGCATTAAACAACAGGTTGACCCTTATTTAGAGATGGCTGCCATACACCTGCGCGTGTTTGAGCACGAGGGGCCTGCTATCCTGTTCGAGAATGTAAAGGGCAGTAAGTTCCCGGCGGTGTCCAACCTGTTCGGTACGCTGGACAGGTCGAAGTTTATCTTTCGCGATACGCTGGACAAGGTAAAAACTCTGGTGGATATCAAAACCGATCCGATGCAAGCCATCAAGCATCCGTTCAGGTATATGGATACGGCGTTGACCGCCTTGTCGGCCCTGCCCATGAAGGTTGGCAAGGGCGCGTCCATCAGCTACGGTAAAACACAGATCAGCGAGTTGCCACAGATCGTCAACTGGCCGATGGATGGCGGCCCGTTCGTCACTATGCCGCAGGTGTATACCGAAGATGCTGATAAGCCCGGCGTAATGAACGCTAATTTGGGCATGTACCGCATTCAATTGGCTGGTAACGATTATATTTTAAATCAGGAAGTTGGTTTGCATTACCAACTGCACCGGGGCATAGGTGTGCATCAAACCAAAGCAAACGTCAAAGGGCAGCCGCTAAAGGTGAGCATTTTTGTAGGCGGGCCGCCATCGCACCCGGTAGCTGCCGTAATGCCGCTGCCCGAGGGTTTATCTGAACTGACCTTTGCCGGAGCGCTGGGTAATCGTCGCTTCCGCTACTTTTACGATGCGGAGGGCTTCTGTATTTCTGCCGATGCCGATTTTGTGATCACCGGGACGGTAATGCCGCACGAAAATAAACCCGAGGGGCCTTTTGGTGATCACCTTGGTTATTACAGTTTAACACATCCCTTCCCATTGATGAAGGTGCATAATGTATATCATAAAAAGAACGCGATATGGTCGTTCACCGTGGTTGGCCGCCCACCGCAGGAAGATACCAGCTTTGGTGCGCTGATACACGAGATCACCGGTTCGGCTTTACCGCAGGAGATACCCGGCCTGCATGCCGTAAACGCGGTTGATGCCGCTGGGGTACACCCTTTGCTATTTGCCATTGGCAGCGAACGCTATACCCCTTATTTAAACGAACGCAAGCCACAGGAGATACTCACCATTGCCAACCACATTTTTGGCAAGAACCAGTTGAGCCTGGCCAAATACCTGTTCATCGCCGCGCAGGAAGATAACCCGGCACTTAATGTGAACGATATCGAAGGCTTTCTGAGGCATATTCTTCAGCGCGTAGACCTTACCCGCGATCTGCATTTCCATACCCGTACCACTATCGATACGCTTGATTACAGCGGTAGCGGGCTGAATTCGGGGAGTAAGGTGGCGGTGGCAGTAGCAGGTGAAGTGAAGCGTAAGTTATGGCAGGAGATGCCGCCGGGTTTTGAGTTGCCTAATGTTTTTTCAGGCTACAAAATGGCTATGCCGGGCGTATTGGCGGTACAGGCCCCTAAATATATCAGCGAGCAGGAAACGGAGCAACAGATCGAGATCCTGAATAACGCGCTGAAGAATATCACTATGATTGGCGTACCACTGATGGTTTTATGCGATGATGCTGTGTTTACCGCGGAAAACATCAACAACCTGGTTTGGGTAACCTTTACCCGCAGCAACCCATCGCACGATATCCATGGTATTAACAGCTTTGTCGAACATAAGCACTGGGGCTGCCAGGGCCCGCTCATTATAGATGCGCGCATTAAACCACATCACGCGCCGGAGTTAATTAAAGACCCGCAGGTGGAGAAACGGGTTGATGCATTGGGTGTTAAAGGTGAGGCTTTGTATGGAATAATTTAATGCAGAATGTACGACATCGCTCCAGTTTTTATTGACAGGGAAACCGGTATGGAATGGCCGATTGTTGCAGCTGTAATGATCATCATTTTTGGACCGTGGTTCTATAGAAAAGCCCAGTATGATTGGCCTCCCGTTAATTCGAAGCAAAAAAAGCGATTTGCCATTGCAATTACGTTTTGTATAGCCTTAGGCGGAGCGATAATATATAATTCGGTTAGGGAAATCATGCAGGACCAAATCTTTAAAAAAAACGCGATGGTTACTAACGGAATAACTACCAGGTTTATTAAACAGACTAAATCGGCACCGCTTATTGAATATACCTTTGAGGTGGCTGGCCGTCGTTATATTAATACAGATGTATCACTGCGTTTAGGCATTGAACCTAAGGTGCCGGGCGGTGTATATAAAGTTATCTACAATAAACTCGATCCGCAAATGAGCGTTATGGATATGAGTGCCCGAGTTTATGAGGATCAGTAATTGTTTCACTGCTGTATCATCATCAGCAACTTTTGCGGCGTTTCGTAAGTACTGTGCTGATATTTTAGCGTGGTAATCCCCACGCAAACCGTATCGGTTTTATTATCCTTGTTAGTGATAAATATTTTGGCACGCACATCGGGTTCTTCGTCATCCATGCGCTTCATGTCGCTTAATACAGCCATTAAACTATCCATAGCAGGCTTGCTCATTACATTCATCACCAGCGGCTTTGGGAAGTTGGTCTCAAAATTATCGCAGGTGATCTTGAACAGGGTTTTGCGGCCCAATTCGGTGTATTTAATAGTGATAGCTTTTACGTTTTCGCCGGGGGATGTTGGTTTGTTTTGGCAGGCTGTTAAGGCAACAGCCCCTAAAAGCAACAAAGTATGAAGTTTTTTCATATTTAACTAACTGTAGAGACACGATACTTCGTGTATTATAACCAAA comes from Mucilaginibacter mali and encodes:
- a CDS encoding UbiD family decarboxylase, whose product is MGYSSLQSCITDLEKNGHLVRIKQQVDPYLEMAAIHLRVFEHEGPAILFENVKGSKFPAVSNLFGTLDRSKFIFRDTLDKVKTLVDIKTDPMQAIKHPFRYMDTALTALSALPMKVGKGASISYGKTQISELPQIVNWPMDGGPFVTMPQVYTEDADKPGVMNANLGMYRIQLAGNDYILNQEVGLHYQLHRGIGVHQTKANVKGQPLKVSIFVGGPPSHPVAAVMPLPEGLSELTFAGALGNRRFRYFYDAEGFCISADADFVITGTVMPHENKPEGPFGDHLGYYSLTHPFPLMKVHNVYHKKNAIWSFTVVGRPPQEDTSFGALIHEITGSALPQEIPGLHAVNAVDAAGVHPLLFAIGSERYTPYLNERKPQEILTIANHIFGKNQLSLAKYLFIAAQEDNPALNVNDIEGFLRHILQRVDLTRDLHFHTRTTIDTLDYSGSGLNSGSKVAVAVAGEVKRKLWQEMPPGFELPNVFSGYKMAMPGVLAVQAPKYISEQETEQQIEILNNALKNITMIGVPLMVLCDDAVFTAENINNLVWVTFTRSNPSHDIHGINSFVEHKHWGCQGPLIIDARIKPHHAPELIKDPQVEKRVDALGVKGEALYGII